One region of Culex pipiens pallens isolate TS chromosome 2, TS_CPP_V2, whole genome shotgun sequence genomic DNA includes:
- the LOC120422657 gene encoding ficolin-2-like produces the protein MIRLLNAILLIAKVNYSGANFIENQNIQNSSSSVSFSNLPRTCSLATSRHSGVQLIHPQPGFREPFEVFCDQDYEGGGWIVIQNRYDGSVHFYRDWSEYERGFGDLEEEMWLGLGKIHELTYSRRYELHVLLEDWEGIRAVARYSDFLVAGPAEKYMLRSLGNFSGNAGDSLREQLGMKFTTFNADNDLNAGNCAVACSTTQIRTNPPQTCSLSTNRHSGIQLIHPQPGFREPFEVFCDQEYEGGGWVVIQNRYEGSVHFYRGWNDYERGFGSLNGEFWLGLSKIHELTYSRRYELHVLLEDWEGIRAVARYDNFLVAGPEEKYMLRSLGNFSGNAGDSLDYHLGMKFTTFDADNDLSTGNCAVTFYGAWWYRACHGSNLNGLYMQGFNRTGMDWRTFRPDGYSQRMSRMMIRARN, from the exons ATGATAAGACTACTGAATGCGATATTGCTGATTGCCAAAGTGAACTATTCGGGAGCAAATTTCATTGAGAA tcaaaacattcaaaacagcTCAAGTTCAGTGAGCTTCTCCAACCTACCGCGAACATGCTCGCTCGCGACTAGTCGCCACTCCGGCGTTCAGCTGATCCATCCCCAACCAGGATTCCGTGAACCGTTCGAGGTGTTCTGCGACCAGGACTACGAGGGTGGAGGCTGGATCGTGATTCAGAACCGCTACGACGGATCGGTTCACTTCTACCGCGATTGGAGCGAGTACGAGCGTGGCTTTGGAGACTTGGAGGAGGAAATGTGGCTGGGACTGGGCAAGATTCACGAGTTGACCTACTCGAGGCGGTACGAGTTGCACGTGCTGTTGGAGGATTGGGAGGGGATTCGTGCGGTGGCACGATACAGTGACTTTTTGGTGGCTGGACCGGCGGAGAAGTACATGCTGAGGAGTTTGGGAAACTTTAGTGGGAATGCTGGAGATTCTCTGAGAGAGCAGCTGGGCATGAAGTTTACCACGTTTAATGCTGATAACGATCTTAACGCGGGCAATTGTGCTGTCGCTTG TTCAACAACCCAAATCCGCACAAATCCTCCCCAAACATGCTCACTTTCAACCAATCGCCACTCAGGGATCCAGCTAATCCACCCCCAACCGGGATTCCGCGAACCGTTCGAGGTATTCTGTGACCAGGAGTACGAGGGTGGAGGTTGGGTCGTGATCCAAAATCGCTACGAAGGATCGGTTCACTTTTACCGAGGTTGGAACGATTACGAGCGTGGATTTGGCAGCCTAAACGGCGAGTTTTGGTTAGGTTTGAGCAAGATTCACGAACTGACCTATTCGAGACGGTACGAGTTGCACGTGCTCCTGGAGGATTGGGAAGGAATTCGAGCGGTTGCTCGGTACGATAACTTTTTGGTGGCTGGACCGGAGGAGAAGTACATGCTGAGGAGCTTGGGAAACTTTAGTGGGAATGCAGGGGACTCGCTGGATTACCATCTTGGTATGAAATTCACCACATTTGACGCAGATAACGATCTTTCCACAGGCAATTGTGCTGTCACCTTTTACGGTGCATGGTGGTATAGAGCTTGTCATGGCAG CAACTTGAATGGACTATACATGCAAGGATTCAATCGTACAGGAATGGACTGGAGAACGTTCAGACCTGATGGATACAGTCAAAGAATGTCACGGATGATGATTCGGGCTAGAAACTGA
- the LOC120422680 gene encoding ficolin-1-like, with translation MEAKALLHLMLFLVTLQNLAAGPFASASNPNTTVQAISSNLPRTCSLSTNRHSGIQLIHPQPGFREPFEVFCDQEYEGGGWIVIQNRYEGSVHFYRDWDEYERGFGSLGGEFWLGLSKIHELTYSRKYELHVVLEDWDGIQAIARYSEFLLAGPKEKYLLRNLGTFSGSAGDSLDHHRGMKFSTFDADNDIYPDNCASMWYGAWWYKNCHISNLNGRYMQGQNGTGMYWRSFRPNEYSLKKSRMMIRAVN, from the exons ATGGAAGCGAAAGCGTTGCTAcatttgatgttattcttggtAACATTGCAAAACTTGGCTGCTGGACCTTTTGCAAG tGCAAGCAATCCCAACACCACCGTACAAGCCATCAGCTCGAACCTACCGCGAACATGCTCACTTTCAACCAATCGCCACTCAGGGATCCAGCTAATCCACCCCCAACCAGGCTTCCGCGAACCGTTCGAGGTGTTCTGTGACCAAGAGTACGAGGGTGGAGGCTGGATCGTAATTCAGAATCGCTACGAAGGATCGGTCCACTTTTACCGCGATTGGGACGAGTACGAGCGCGGATTCGGCAGCTTGGGCGGAGAGTTTTGGCTAGGTTTGAGCAAGATTCACGAGCTGACGTACTCCAGGAAGTATGAGCTGCACGTCGTGCTGGAGGATTGGGACGGAATACAGGCTATCGCAAGATATAGTGAATTTTTGCTAGCAGGACCAAAGGAGAAGTATCTGCTGAGGAATTTGGGAACGTTCAGTGGAAGTGCGGGGGACTCACTGGATCACCATCGCGGAATGAAATTTAGTACTTTTGATGCCGATAACGATATTTATCCGGATAATTGTGCTTCCATGTGGTACGGAGCGTGGTGGTACAAGAATTGCCACATTAG CAACTTGAATGGAAGATATATGCAGGGTCAAAACGGAACAGGAATGTACTGGAGATCATTTCGTCCAAATGAGTATAGTCTCAAAAAGTCTAGAATGATGATTCGTGCTGTCAATTAA
- the LOC120422654 gene encoding microfibril-associated glycoprotein 4-like yields the protein MMLIHPQPGFREPFEVFCDQEYEGGNWIVIQNRYEGSVHFYRGWNDYVRGFGNLNDEFWLGLDRIHELTYSKRYELHVIIEDWEGHRTVARYSAFLVAGPEEKYTLKSLGTFSGNAGDAMTSHHLGMKFSTFDNDNDLWSENCAVARYGAWWYSACAAR from the exons ATGATG CTGATCCACCCCCAACCAGGATTCCGCGAACCATTCGAGGTGTTCTGCGACCAGGAGTACGAAGGCGGAAACTGGATCGTAATCCAGAATCGCTACGAAGGATCGGTCCACTTCTACCGCGGTTGGAACGATTACGTGCGCGGATTTGGCAATCTGAACGATGAATTTTGGCTAGGCTTGGATAGAATTCACGAACTCACGTACTCGAAGCGTTACGAGCTGCACGTAATCATCGAGGACTGGGAGGGGCATCGAACGGTGGCACGGTACAGTGCCTTCTTGGTGGCTGGACCGGAGGAAAAGTACACGCTGAAAAGCCTGGGGACGTTCAGCGGGAATGCCGGCGATGCAATGACGAGTCACCACCTCGGAATGAAGTTTTCAacgttcgataacgataacgatttgTGGTCTGAGAATTGTGCCGTTGCTCGATACGGTGCGTGGTGGTACAGTGCTTGTGCGGCGAGGTAA